The segment GCACGGCCTGGACGAAATTGGCGGCCTGAAGCAGGGATTCATGGGTTCCGGTATCCAGCCAGGCCAGCCCGCGACCGAAGAATTCCACCTTCAGGTTGCCGCGCCTGAGATATTCGTTGTTCACGTCCGTGATTTCCAGCTCGCCACGTTTCGAGGGCTCAAGCCCCTTGGCAATCTCCACCACGCTGTTGTCGTAGTAGTACAGGCCTGTGACCGCGAATTTGCTTTTGGGCTTTTCGGGTTTTTCCTCGATGCTGATCACGTTATTCAGATCATCGAATTCCACCACGCCATAGCGCTCGGGGTCTTTGACCTTGTAGCCGAAGATGATGCCGCCTTCTTCCAGGCGGGCGCAGGTCTGCAGGGTGACGGACAGGCCCTGGCCGTAAAAGATGTTGTCGCCCAGCACCAGGCACACGGAGTCGTCGCCGATGAAATCCTCGCCCAGGGTGAAGGCCTGGGCCAGTCCTTCGGGCTTTGGCTGTTCCTTGTAGCTGATGGACAGGCCCAGTTGCGAGCCGTCGCCGAACAGTTCTTCAAAGCGCTGCAGGTCATGCGGCGTGGAAATGATCAGGACTTCGCGGATGCCGGAAAGCATCAGCGCCGAAAGCGGATAGTAGATCATGGGCTTGTCGTAGATGGGCAGAAGCTGCTTGCTCACCGCGCGGGTGATGGGGTGCAGCCGCGTACCCGAGCCGCCGGCAAGGATGATACCTTTCATGGACACTCCGGGAATCGTGCTTAGGTTTTACTTCGGCCAAGGCATTGATTACCCTGCGAAGCTCTTGGGAAATTATATCATTTTCTCCGTGAGCGAAACCCCCGGCCTCTGCCGGATTGGCAACCTATGCGACCGTATTTTTCCTTTCCCTTCGTGATTATGGCGGCTGTGGGCTTGTTCCTGCTGCTGGGTCTTATATTCATTCTCGTGCAGGTGGGGCTGGTGACCGTGGCCTTTGCCAAATTGGGCATGAGCCCCGGGCAGGCCCTGTTGTGGCTCCTGTTTACACTCATTGGCAGCGGAGTGAATCTGCCGCTGTACAAGACCAGTCGCCTGGTGCGGCGCCCCGTATTGAGAGGCCAGTTTTACCAGTTCGGCACGGGTGCCCCTTTGCGCATGGAGACCGAGACCGAACTGACGGATCAGGTGGTGGCCGTGAATGTGGGCGGTTGTGTCATCCCCTGTCTGCTGTCGTTGTATT is part of the Desulfovibrio ferrophilus genome and harbors:
- the rfbA gene encoding glucose-1-phosphate thymidylyltransferase RfbA, which translates into the protein MKGIILAGGSGTRLHPITRAVSKQLLPIYDKPMIYYPLSALMLSGIREVLIISTPHDLQRFEELFGDGSQLGLSISYKEQPKPEGLAQAFTLGEDFIGDDSVCLVLGDNIFYGQGLSVTLQTCARLEEGGIIFGYKVKDPERYGVVEFDDLNNVISIEEKPEKPKSKFAVTGLYYYDNSVVEIAKGLEPSKRGELEITDVNNEYLRRGNLKVEFFGRGLAWLDTGTHESLLQAANFVQAVQERQGVVVACLEEIAWRMGYITLAQMRELGEAQAKTGYGKYLVDLADDQS
- a CDS encoding DUF1614 domain-containing protein, whose amino-acid sequence is MRPYFSFPFVIMAAVGLFLLLGLIFILVQVGLVTVAFAKLGMSPGQALLWLLFTLIGSGVNLPLYKTSRLVRRPVLRGQFYQFGTGAPLRMETETELTDQVVAVNVGGCVIPCLLSLYFLSNIGLEAGTLLAVAATGALCYALARPIPGKGIGIPVLLPPLGAALAALLMAPPEVSPQVAYIAGSIGTLLGADVLHLVTPKTKALLDAPMLSIGGAGTFDGIFLTGIIAVLLA